A single Pirellulales bacterium DNA region contains:
- the cutA gene encoding divalent-cation tolerance protein CutA — MTDYIQVLTTTPSKEAAQSIADALLRARLAACVQIVGPIESRYWWQGKLEAAEEWQCLVKSRLDLYARLEEAIRGQHPYEVPEIIATRIEVGSAAYLDWLERELGAKDE, encoded by the coding sequence ATGACCGACTACATCCAGGTTCTGACGACGACTCCCAGCAAGGAAGCGGCCCAGTCCATCGCCGACGCGCTGCTGCGGGCGCGGCTTGCCGCGTGCGTGCAGATTGTCGGGCCAATCGAGAGCCGCTATTGGTGGCAAGGGAAGCTTGAGGCCGCCGAGGAGTGGCAATGTCTCGTCAAGAGCCGTTTGGATCTGTATGCCCGGTTGGAAGAGGCGATTCGCGGCCAGCATCCTTACGAAGTGCCTGAGATCATCGCCACACGCATCGAAGTCGGCAGCGCGGCGTACTTGGATTGGCTGGAGCGGGAGCTGGGAGCAAAGGATGAATAA
- a CDS encoding S1 RNA-binding domain-containing protein encodes MTSESSEPLSPSTHPVADSSAPHVETGGVFPTPESPGNSPPGNAEDTGQTHESRSRGGSKLRIGSQRPGSPKVKARPQVPSVETPSGAKVAVPNIRERLPIELELEVEEALGGMSLEEVIEPTTAGTSAGELSPESQHRGRIASIHRDNVFVDLGGRNQGVLSLRQFPVAPEVGTVVEVIVSRFDAEEGLYNLSLPGAAVDVADWSDLATGMVVEAKITGHNKGGLECEVNHIRGFIPAGQISLFRVEDLAQFVGESMTCVVTEANPERRNLVLSRRAVLEREKAEAKTKLMAELAEGQVREGVVRSLQDYGAFIDLGGVDGLLHVSQLSWQRVKHPSEVLQIGQPIKVKIRKIDAESGKISLAFRDLSENPWTSAPQKYFATSTHEGTVSKIMDFGAFVELEPGVEGLVHISELSHGRVFRVGDVVSEGQKVEVKVLSIDPEQQRISLSMKALQARPETKKAEQGVEEEEPPPPPLPKQKGPLKGGLGRGAGGDKFGLKW; translated from the coding sequence ATGACCAGCGAATCTTCTGAACCGTTGTCGCCGTCCACGCACCCCGTCGCCGACTCCTCTGCTCCGCACGTCGAAACCGGCGGCGTTTTCCCTACCCCGGAGTCGCCCGGCAACTCGCCGCCCGGCAACGCCGAGGATACGGGCCAAACGCACGAATCGCGATCGCGCGGCGGTTCGAAGCTCCGCATCGGCTCGCAACGGCCGGGCAGCCCCAAAGTGAAGGCCCGCCCGCAGGTGCCCTCGGTCGAAACTCCTTCCGGCGCGAAGGTCGCCGTGCCGAACATTCGCGAGCGGCTGCCGATCGAGCTGGAGCTGGAAGTCGAAGAGGCGCTGGGCGGCATGTCGCTGGAGGAAGTGATCGAGCCGACCACCGCCGGTACGTCGGCCGGGGAGCTTTCGCCCGAAAGCCAGCATCGCGGCCGCATCGCGTCGATCCATCGCGACAATGTGTTCGTCGATCTGGGCGGCCGCAATCAGGGCGTATTGTCGTTGCGGCAATTTCCCGTCGCGCCCGAGGTCGGCACCGTAGTCGAAGTGATCGTCTCGCGTTTCGACGCGGAGGAAGGTCTCTACAACTTGTCGCTGCCGGGGGCCGCGGTCGACGTGGCCGACTGGTCGGACCTGGCCACCGGCATGGTGGTGGAGGCCAAGATCACCGGCCACAACAAGGGCGGACTGGAGTGCGAGGTGAATCACATTCGCGGCTTCATTCCGGCCGGGCAAATCTCGTTGTTCCGCGTCGAGGACCTGGCCCAGTTCGTCGGCGAGTCGATGACCTGCGTGGTGACCGAGGCGAACCCCGAACGCCGCAACCTGGTGCTCAGCCGCCGCGCCGTGCTCGAACGCGAAAAGGCCGAGGCCAAGACCAAGCTCATGGCCGAGTTGGCCGAAGGCCAGGTGCGCGAGGGCGTGGTCCGCAGCTTGCAAGACTATGGCGCGTTCATCGACTTGGGCGGCGTCGACGGGCTGCTGCACGTCAGCCAGCTTTCCTGGCAGCGCGTCAAGCATCCCAGCGAAGTGCTGCAAATCGGCCAGCCGATCAAGGTGAAGATTCGCAAGATCGACGCCGAGAGCGGCAAGATCAGCCTCGCCTTCCGCGACCTGAGCGAAAACCCCTGGACGAGCGCTCCGCAAAAGTATTTTGCCACCAGCACGCACGAAGGCACGGTCAGCAAGATCATGGATTTCGGAGCGTTCGTGGAGCTGGAGCCGGGCGTGGAAGGGCTGGTTCACATCTCCGAGCTTTCGCACGGGCGTGTGTTCCGCGTCGGCGACGTCGTTTCCGAAGGTCAAAAGGTTGAAGTGAAGGTTCTTTCGATCGATCCCGAGCAACAGCGGATCAGCCTTTCGATGAAGGCCCTGCAAGCCAGGCCCGAAACAAAGAAGGCCGAACAGGGCGTCGAGGAAGAAGAGCCGCCTCCTCCGCCCTTGCCGAAGCAAAAGGGTCCGCTCAAGGGCGGTCTGGGCCGCGGCGCCGGCGGCGACAAGTTCGGGCTGAAGTGGTGA
- a CDS encoding NAD(P)/FAD-dependent oxidoreductase, which yields MMDWEVTVVGAGAAGLLAAARAAELGRRTLLLEKNRRPGIKILMSGGTRCNLTHATDRRGIVREYGPPGRFLHSALAALSPQDLVDLFEAEGVATKIEQDTGKIFPVSDRASDVLDALLARLRRSGCTLTLEEPLIDLEAMESGGFVLTTGKRKLTTEKVLITTGGQSYPGSGTTGDGYAWAAKFGHTIVPPRPALTPITTDAEWVRSLQGVTIPDVLVRVVETNPSDAAPFAAKKNKTSDCLAERRGSFLFTHFGLSGPVALDVSRVISGHPQPRSLRLVCDFLPAVSEAELDERLKSEAAAAGKKQIGGLLASLLPRRLTDALLTNAGLSADRRAAELGREARARCLAAVKRCTIAVTGTRGFKKAEVTAGGVSLDEVDSRTMQSRIVPGLYFAGEVLDLDGPIGGYNFQAAFSTGWLAAEKISDET from the coding sequence ATGATGGATTGGGAAGTGACGGTCGTTGGGGCGGGAGCGGCGGGGCTGTTGGCGGCGGCGCGGGCGGCGGAACTGGGCCGACGCACCTTGCTGTTGGAAAAGAACCGGCGGCCGGGCATCAAAATCCTCATGTCGGGTGGAACGCGCTGCAATCTCACGCATGCCACCGATCGCCGTGGCATTGTCCGCGAGTATGGCCCGCCGGGCCGCTTTTTGCACTCCGCCCTGGCCGCTCTATCGCCGCAAGACCTGGTCGATCTGTTTGAGGCCGAAGGCGTGGCCACGAAGATCGAACAAGATACCGGCAAGATTTTCCCCGTCAGCGATCGGGCGTCCGACGTGCTCGACGCCCTGCTGGCCCGGCTGCGCCGCAGCGGCTGCACGCTGACGTTGGAAGAGCCGCTGATCGACCTGGAAGCGATGGAGTCAGGCGGGTTCGTGCTTACTACTGGAAAACGCAAATTGACAACCGAAAAAGTGCTCATCACCACCGGCGGACAATCGTATCCTGGATCGGGCACGACCGGCGACGGCTATGCCTGGGCCGCTAAGTTCGGTCATACGATCGTGCCGCCACGGCCCGCGCTCACGCCCATCACGACCGATGCCGAATGGGTGCGCTCTCTGCAGGGCGTCACGATTCCCGACGTGCTAGTGCGCGTCGTCGAGACCAACCCAAGTGACGCAGCGCCGTTCGCTGCCAAGAAGAACAAGACGTCGGATTGCTTGGCCGAGCGGCGCGGCTCGTTTCTGTTTACACACTTTGGTCTTTCCGGGCCGGTGGCACTCGATGTCAGCCGGGTCATCAGCGGGCATCCCCAACCGCGATCGCTAAGGCTCGTTTGCGACTTCTTGCCCGCCGTGAGCGAGGCCGAACTCGATGAACGGTTGAAAAGCGAAGCCGCGGCGGCCGGCAAAAAGCAAATTGGCGGACTGCTCGCCTCGCTCTTGCCGCGGAGATTAACCGATGCGCTTTTGACCAACGCCGGGCTTTCGGCGGACCGTAGAGCAGCGGAGCTGGGCCGCGAGGCACGGGCACGTTGCCTGGCGGCCGTCAAACGTTGCACGATTGCCGTGACTGGCACGCGAGGGTTCAAGAAAGCCGAGGTGACGGCCGGCGGCGTTTCGTTGGACGAGGTCGATTCGCGCACGATGCAGAGCCGCATTGTGCCGGGACTTTATTTCGCGGGCGAAGTGCTCGATCTCGACGGCCCCATCGGCGGCTACAATTTTCAGGCCGCGTTCAGCACCGGGTGGTTGGCGGCGGAGAAGATCAGTGACGAGACGTAG
- a CDS encoding rhamnulokinase family protein, with amino-acid sequence MAEKTYLAVDLGASGGRVLAGFFDGQRLRVEELHRFENRAVEAAGSLYWDVLGLWSHVRDGLRLAGSRLKAVESVGVDTWGVDFALLARGDALLENPHSYRDPRTGGMMDQAIAGVGRKEIFAQTGLQFMPINTLYQFMSLRAQRSPLLDVAESLLLMPDLFHWLLTGAKGNEFTNATTTQFFNPTRRTWAADLFARLDLPARLLGEVLEPGTRLGPLRPQVAKDTGLAGVDVVLPGTHDTASAVLAVPAEATSGDAPDWCYISSGTWLLMGVELPQPVINDDCLALNFTNEGGVGQTVRLLKNITGLWLLQECRRVWRDSGSDQTWEEITRQAEESRPLAALVDPDHESFQSPGDMPAAIREFCRRTGQHVPDSVGEIVRSAIESVAMKSRYVLSGLEKLVGSRLETIHVVGGGTQNRALCQATADACGRPVVAGPVEATAIGNVLMQAIASGAIGSIGEAREIVRRSFPIARYGPRQASLWNEAYERFVGLLDDVGGP; translated from the coding sequence ATGGCGGAAAAGACGTATCTCGCGGTCGATCTCGGTGCTTCGGGCGGGCGCGTGCTGGCGGGATTCTTCGACGGCCAGCGCTTGCGCGTCGAGGAGCTGCACCGCTTCGAGAACCGGGCGGTGGAAGCGGCCGGCAGCCTGTATTGGGACGTGCTCGGGCTTTGGTCGCACGTGCGCGACGGCCTGCGGCTGGCCGGCTCGCGGCTGAAGGCCGTCGAAAGCGTGGGCGTCGATACCTGGGGCGTCGATTTTGCCCTGCTCGCGCGCGGCGACGCGCTGTTGGAAAACCCGCACTCCTATCGCGACCCGCGCACGGGCGGCATGATGGACCAGGCCATCGCCGGCGTCGGACGCAAAGAAATCTTCGCCCAGACCGGCCTGCAATTCATGCCGATCAATACGCTCTATCAATTCATGTCGCTGCGGGCACAGCGATCGCCGCTGCTCGACGTGGCCGAGTCGCTGCTGTTGATGCCCGACCTGTTTCATTGGCTGCTCACCGGCGCCAAGGGAAATGAGTTTACCAACGCCACCACCACGCAGTTTTTCAACCCGACGCGGCGGACCTGGGCCGCCGATTTGTTCGCACGGCTCGACCTGCCCGCGCGCCTTTTGGGCGAGGTGCTGGAACCGGGCACACGGCTCGGCCCGCTGCGGCCGCAGGTGGCCAAAGACACCGGCCTGGCCGGCGTCGACGTGGTCTTGCCCGGCACGCACGACACGGCCAGCGCCGTGCTGGCCGTGCCCGCTGAGGCAACCAGCGGCGATGCGCCGGACTGGTGTTACATCAGCTCCGGCACTTGGCTCTTGATGGGCGTCGAGCTGCCGCAACCGGTGATCAACGACGACTGCCTGGCGCTCAACTTCACGAATGAAGGCGGCGTCGGGCAAACCGTGCGGCTGTTGAAAAACATCACGGGACTGTGGCTGTTGCAGGAGTGTCGCCGCGTGTGGCGTGATTCGGGCAGCGACCAGACGTGGGAAGAAATCACCCGCCAGGCCGAAGAAAGCCGGCCGCTGGCGGCGCTGGTCGATCCCGATCACGAGTCGTTTCAGTCGCCGGGCGACATGCCGGCGGCCATCCGGGAGTTTTGCCGCCGCACGGGCCAACACGTCCCTGACTCGGTGGGCGAGATCGTCCGCTCGGCGATCGAAAGCGTGGCCATGAAATCGCGCTATGTGCTGTCGGGCCTGGAAAAGTTGGTGGGCAGCCGACTGGAGACCATCCACGTGGTGGGCGGTGGCACGCAAAACCGCGCCCTGTGTCAGGCCACTGCCGATGCTTGCGGTCGCCCGGTCGTCGCCGGCCCGGTGGAAGCCACGGCCATCGGCAACGTGCTGATGCAGGCGATTGCCTCGGGAGCGATCGGCTCGATCGGCGAGGCCCGCGAGATCGTCCGCCGCAGCTTTCCGATTGCTCGCTACGGGCCGCGGCAAGCGTCGCTATGGAATGAAGCCTACGAACGGTTCGTGGGGTTGCTCGACGATGTTGGGGGGCCATAA
- a CDS encoding serine/threonine-protein kinase, which produces MPATAIKPASAIAPPTETAARIGQWQLVRMIGEGQLCRVYAARPVSQAAERAAVYALKVLSDRWSEDSAAIEVLRREAIVGRTLSHPHLVSVLSAHVAAPPYFLVMPLLEGLALSQRLAGGDRLSLPMALWIARQTAEALDALHQAGWMHADVKPSNLFLSPDGHVTLLDLGFARRPDDTTSIINRCVTGTMHYIAPEMITSALRPDIRSDLYSLGATLYELLTGRPPFVARSLEQLADLHRQGEPEPLRMLTPTVPATVARFVHQMLSKQPLRRPQTPTEVIDRLVTLEIETFNLR; this is translated from the coding sequence ATGCCAGCGACCGCGATCAAGCCGGCCTCCGCGATTGCTCCGCCGACGGAAACCGCGGCGCGCATTGGCCAGTGGCAACTCGTGCGAATGATTGGCGAGGGGCAGCTCTGCCGCGTCTATGCGGCCCGGCCGGTTTCGCAGGCCGCCGAGCGGGCCGCGGTCTATGCCCTCAAGGTGCTTTCCGATCGCTGGTCGGAAGATTCGGCGGCGATCGAAGTCTTGCGGCGCGAAGCGATCGTGGGCCGCACGCTCTCGCATCCCCATCTGGTGTCGGTGCTGTCGGCGCACGTGGCCGCGCCGCCGTATTTTCTGGTGATGCCGCTTTTGGAAGGCCTCGCGCTCTCGCAACGCCTGGCCGGCGGCGACCGCCTGAGCTTGCCGATGGCCCTTTGGATTGCCCGGCAGACGGCCGAAGCGCTCGACGCTCTGCACCAGGCCGGCTGGATGCACGCCGACGTCAAGCCGAGCAACCTGTTCCTTTCGCCCGACGGCCATGTGACGCTGCTCGATCTCGGCTTCGCTCGCCGGCCCGATGACACGACGAGCATCATCAATCGTTGCGTAACGGGCACGATGCACTACATCGCGCCGGAAATGATCACCTCGGCCTTGCGTCCGGACATTCGCAGCGACCTTTACAGCCTGGGAGCGACGCTCTACGAGCTGCTCACCGGACGGCCGCCCTTCGTCGCCCGCAGCTTGGAGCAGCTCGCCGACCTGCACCGGCAGGGCGAGCCGGAGCCGTTGCGGATGCTGACGCCGACCGTGCCCGCCACAGTGGCCCGCTTCGTGCATCAGATGCTGTCGAAGCAGCCGTTACGCCGCCCGCAGACGCCCACCGAGGTGATCGACCGGCTCGTGACGCTGGAAATCGAGACCTTCAATTTGCGGTAG
- a CDS encoding barstar family protein, with protein MESVLSELSFDSRPLQLNVGDDLIAHVGSGIRTRAKLFSILRHELRLPDYFGENWDALFDCLRDLSWIKQRRVVILHSELPQLGADDLWVYLDLLSECIKDWKPADDHPLIVVFPEAARQVVSAMVQQQ; from the coding sequence ATGGAGTCCGTCCTCTCGGAGTTATCCTTTGACAGTCGCCCTTTACAGTTGAACGTGGGCGATGACCTGATCGCTCACGTCGGCTCAGGCATTCGTACGCGCGCGAAGTTGTTCAGTATCTTGCGCCACGAATTGCGATTGCCCGACTATTTCGGTGAGAACTGGGACGCACTTTTCGACTGCCTTCGAGACCTGTCTTGGATTAAGCAGCGTCGCGTGGTCATTCTGCACTCGGAATTGCCGCAACTCGGCGCAGATGACTTGTGGGTTTACTTGGATCTCCTTTCAGAATGCATCAAAGATTGGAAACCCGCGGACGATCATCCGTTGATCGTCGTATTCCCGGAGGCCGCGCGCCAGGTTGTTTCGGCCATGGTGCAGCAGCAATGA
- a CDS encoding ribonuclease domain-containing protein has product MELGNFLVVISTAGTEKEIDEGAEHLARAIAIVGVIAFFELLRRASRVKLKGKPRPKGEEAPPPEQSEPPPKKSELPPKKKPAADAKTPNPAIDLSLPEHPELQGTLERIAKGEKFPHRNDGSVFGNREGLLPGQPRGYDREYVHLTPGASGPGGQRVVVGQGGEVYCTSDHYKTFMRVK; this is encoded by the coding sequence TTGGAACTCGGAAATTTTCTGGTGGTGATCTCCACGGCCGGCACCGAGAAGGAAATCGACGAAGGCGCCGAGCATCTGGCGCGGGCCATCGCCATCGTCGGCGTGATCGCATTCTTCGAGCTGCTTCGAAGAGCGAGCCGCGTAAAGTTGAAGGGGAAACCACGGCCGAAAGGTGAAGAAGCGCCTCCACCGGAGCAGTCGGAACCGCCGCCCAAGAAGTCGGAACTACCGCCCAAGAAGAAACCGGCCGCCGACGCGAAGACGCCAAATCCGGCGATAGACCTTTCATTGCCGGAACATCCAGAGTTGCAAGGCACTCTGGAGCGGATCGCCAAGGGCGAAAAGTTCCCGCATCGCAATGACGGGTCGGTGTTCGGCAATCGCGAAGGACTGCTACCAGGCCAACCGCGTGGCTATGACCGAGAATATGTACATCTGACACCTGGCGCGAGCGGGCCCGGAGGTCAAAGGGTAGTCGTTGGGCAGGGTGGGGAAGTATATTGCACGAGTGACCATTACAAGACATTCATGCGGGTCAAATGA
- a CDS encoding PAAR domain-containing protein gives MGQPAARLTDMHVCPMVTGIVPHVGGPIAAPGAPTVLIGGLPAARVGDMAVCVGPPDVIALGSFTVLIGGQPAARLGDMTAHGGVIVLGCPTVLIG, from the coding sequence ATGGGACAACCTGCCGCACGACTGACGGACATGCACGTTTGCCCGATGGTGACGGGCATTGTGCCGCACGTGGGCGGCCCGATTGCCGCGCCGGGCGCACCGACGGTGTTGATCGGCGGACTACCGGCGGCCCGGGTGGGCGACATGGCCGTTTGCGTCGGTCCGCCCGACGTGATTGCCTTGGGAAGCTTCACCGTGCTGATCGGCGGCCAGCCCGCCGCGCGCTTGGGCGACATGACGGCACACGGGGGAGTGATTGTGCTTGGATGCCCAACGGTTCTGATAGGTTGA
- the tssI gene encoding type VI secretion system tip protein TssI/VgrG translates to MSTVTYSQANRPMSVTTPLGKDKLLLVGLSGSEALSRLFSFHLDLLAENKTEVEFDKLLGQKTSVQLALPSGESRYFSGICSRLSQAGRDAVFTAYRLEMVPQFWLLTHKAQSRTFQQKSVPDILKAVLTGLDVSYELQGTFQPRDYCVQYRETDFNFASRLMEEEGIYYFFKHTSNGHTMVVANTPQSHPDMPVKNKVIFDVVDAGHLRKEDRVHEWEKSQQLRSGKYTLWDHCFELPHKHVEADKTIQESVAVGKTTHKLKVGGNDKLELFDYPGEYAQRFDGIDPGGGDRASDVQKIFQDNKRTVELRMQEEALQSLLIHAASGCRQWTSGYKFSLERHFSADGQYVVTGVQHSAHLPANYRSGSGEGFRYHNSFTCIPSALPFRPRRRTPKPVINGTQTAVVVGQPGDEIFTDKYGRVKVQFHWDREGKNDAQSSCWVRVGSIWAGKQWGAVHIPRVGQEVLVAFQEGDPDQPIIVGSVYNADMMPPYTLPDNKTQSGILSRSTLQGQSNNFNELRFEDKKGSEEVYFHAEKDFNCVVENNDTLKVGTSDTQYTQDGSRTVEIWNNHSLKVGAGAGNAKDGSQTIDVYHNRTETVQTGNELVTIKQGNRTINVDQGNDTHNVKQGNRLVNVDTGNDTHNIKQGNRAVVISMGNDSLAIKMGNQTTKLDLGASSTEAMQSITLKVGQNSITIDQMGVTIKGMMVSVEGQIQTAVKGMMTQVQGSAMTQIQGGITMIG, encoded by the coding sequence ATGTCCACCGTTACGTATAGCCAAGCGAACCGGCCCATGTCGGTCACCACCCCCCTGGGCAAAGACAAGCTGCTCTTGGTCGGATTGTCGGGCAGCGAGGCCCTCTCTCGCCTGTTCAGCTTTCACCTCGACCTGCTGGCTGAGAACAAGACCGAAGTCGAATTCGACAAGCTGCTGGGGCAGAAGACCTCGGTGCAGCTCGCGCTGCCCAGCGGCGAGTCGCGTTACTTTTCGGGCATCTGCAGCCGTCTCAGCCAGGCTGGCCGCGATGCCGTGTTCACCGCCTATCGCCTGGAAATGGTGCCGCAGTTCTGGCTGCTGACGCACAAGGCCCAAAGCCGCACTTTCCAGCAGAAATCGGTGCCCGACATCCTCAAGGCCGTGCTCACGGGACTCGACGTGAGCTACGAGCTCCAAGGCACCTTCCAGCCCCGCGACTATTGCGTGCAATACCGCGAGACCGATTTCAACTTCGCCAGCCGTTTGATGGAAGAAGAGGGCATCTACTATTTTTTCAAGCACACGTCCAACGGGCACACGATGGTCGTGGCCAACACGCCGCAAAGCCATCCGGATATGCCCGTCAAGAACAAGGTGATCTTTGACGTCGTCGACGCCGGCCATTTGCGGAAAGAAGACCGCGTTCACGAGTGGGAAAAGTCGCAGCAACTGCGGAGCGGCAAATACACGCTCTGGGACCATTGTTTTGAGTTGCCGCACAAACACGTGGAGGCCGATAAAACGATCCAGGAAAGCGTGGCGGTGGGCAAAACCACCCACAAGCTCAAAGTGGGCGGCAACGACAAGCTGGAGCTTTTTGACTATCCGGGCGAATATGCCCAGCGATTCGACGGCATCGACCCCGGCGGCGGCGACCGGGCCAGCGACGTGCAGAAGATTTTTCAAGACAACAAGCGGACCGTCGAGCTACGCATGCAGGAAGAAGCCTTGCAGAGCCTTTTGATCCACGCCGCCAGCGGTTGCCGGCAGTGGACCAGCGGTTATAAGTTCTCGCTCGAACGGCATTTTTCGGCCGACGGACAATACGTGGTCACCGGCGTGCAGCACTCGGCCCACTTGCCGGCCAACTACCGCAGCGGTTCCGGGGAGGGCTTCCGCTACCACAATTCGTTCACCTGCATCCCGTCGGCGTTGCCGTTTCGCCCGCGGCGCAGGACGCCCAAGCCGGTCATCAACGGCACACAAACCGCGGTCGTGGTCGGCCAGCCGGGCGACGAGATTTTCACCGACAAGTACGGCCGTGTGAAGGTGCAATTCCACTGGGACCGCGAGGGGAAGAACGACGCTCAAAGCTCGTGCTGGGTGCGGGTAGGCTCGATCTGGGCGGGCAAGCAATGGGGCGCGGTGCATATTCCCCGCGTCGGTCAGGAGGTGCTGGTCGCCTTTCAGGAGGGCGACCCCGACCAGCCGATCATTGTCGGCAGCGTCTACAACGCCGACATGATGCCGCCCTACACCTTGCCCGACAACAAGACGCAAAGTGGCATCCTGTCGCGCAGCACTCTCCAGGGCCAGAGCAACAACTTCAACGAGCTGCGATTCGAAGACAAAAAAGGCTCGGAGGAAGTCTACTTCCACGCCGAGAAAGACTTCAACTGCGTGGTCGAGAACAACGACACGCTCAAGGTCGGCACCAGCGATACGCAATACACCCAAGACGGCAGCCGCACGGTCGAAATCTGGAACAACCACTCGCTCAAAGTGGGCGCCGGCGCCGGAAACGCCAAGGACGGCAGCCAGACGATCGACGTCTATCACAACCGCACCGAGACGGTGCAGACCGGCAACGAGTTGGTGACGATCAAACAGGGAAACCGCACGATCAACGTCGATCAAGGAAACGACACCCACAACGTCAAGCAGGGGAACCGCTTAGTCAATGTCGATACCGGCAACGACACCCACAATATCAAGCAGGGGAACCGCGCGGTCGTGATCAGCATGGGCAACGACTCGTTGGCCATCAAGATGGGCAACCAAACGACCAAGCTCGATCTGGGCGCCAGCTCGACCGAGGCCATGCAGTCGATCACGCTCAAAGTGGGCCAGAACAGCATTACGATCGACCAGATGGGGGTGACCATCAAGGGGATGATGGTCAGCGTCGAAGGGCAGATCCAGACGGCGGTGAAAGGAATGATGACGCAGGTGCAGGGCAGCGCGATGACACAGATTCAGGGCGGGATTACGATGATCGGGTGA
- a CDS encoding cupin domain-containing protein yields the protein MNDHHSVLHVDANAIPWEERFNEHVGAAIFRKELFSDPETGMLVRLVRYPAGTINPSHTHPCGHGMYVLEGTLVTHQGSYGPGSFVWFPEGQIMEHGASAEGDVTVVFITNKPFRIDYVES from the coding sequence ATGAATGACCATCATTCCGTGCTGCACGTAGACGCCAATGCGATTCCCTGGGAGGAGCGTTTTAACGAGCACGTGGGCGCCGCCATCTTCCGCAAGGAGCTGTTCAGCGACCCAGAGACGGGCATGCTGGTCCGCCTGGTGCGATATCCGGCCGGCACGATCAATCCCAGCCATACACACCCCTGCGGTCACGGCATGTATGTGCTCGAAGGGACGCTGGTCACGCACCAGGGAAGCTACGGCCCTGGAAGCTTCGTCTGGTTTCCTGAAGGCCAGATCATGGAACATGGGGCCAGTGCCGAGGGCGATGTCACGGTCGTGTTCATCACCAACAAGCCGTTTCGCATCGACTACGTCGAATCATAA
- a CDS encoding PQQ-binding-like beta-propeller repeat protein, protein MRVFRFHVILFFCVSTALIGTLTVALARDWPSFRGPDRSAVSTETGLLQKWPDGGPPLVWDVAGTGRGYASLAVVGDRIYTLGDTTSIAADEDEYLLAFDRATGKPLWQRKTGAPWDKGQPNWQSSRSTPTVDGNRVFALTAQGELVCCDAASGSEHWRKNMQKDFGGKKGDGWGYSESVLIDGDRLICTPGGETATMVALNKTNGELIWKTSRPGDRGAGHASIVPSKIGSTPVYVQTTASGPLGVRANDGKLLWTYDIEKTTAVIPTPIARDDLVFFTAGYGRGGALLRQVPQADEEVKVEEVYPLKKDLGSKHGGVVLVGDYLYGGKEDSNALFCAELMTGDNKWPQQRGSGQGSAAIAAADGCLYIHFANGQMSLVKADSEQYEEVGSFTVPGSGERPSWAHPVIAGGKLFLREQDHILCYDIAAGRQ, encoded by the coding sequence ATGCGTGTCTTCCGCTTTCACGTGATCCTCTTCTTCTGCGTCTCGACTGCCTTGATTGGCACACTGACGGTCGCTCTTGCCCGCGACTGGCCGTCGTTTCGCGGCCCCGACCGCAGCGCCGTTTCGACCGAAACCGGGCTGTTGCAGAAGTGGCCCGACGGCGGGCCGCCGCTGGTCTGGGACGTGGCGGGAACCGGCCGCGGATACGCCAGTCTGGCCGTCGTGGGCGACCGCATCTACACGCTCGGCGATACGACTTCGATTGCCGCCGACGAGGACGAATACCTGCTGGCCTTCGACCGAGCCACGGGCAAGCCGCTCTGGCAACGGAAGACCGGCGCCCCCTGGGACAAGGGCCAGCCGAACTGGCAAAGCTCCCGATCGACTCCCACTGTCGACGGCAACCGCGTCTTTGCCCTGACCGCGCAAGGCGAATTGGTCTGTTGCGACGCCGCGTCGGGCAGCGAACATTGGCGGAAAAACATGCAGAAGGACTTCGGCGGCAAAAAGGGCGACGGTTGGGGCTACAGCGAGTCGGTGCTCATCGACGGCGACCGGCTGATCTGCACGCCCGGCGGCGAGACGGCGACGATGGTCGCGCTGAACAAGACCAACGGCGAGTTGATCTGGAAGACCTCGCGGCCCGGCGACCGCGGCGCGGGACACGCCTCGATCGTGCCCTCGAAAATCGGTTCCACGCCGGTCTACGTGCAGACGACGGCCAGCGGACCTTTGGGAGTTCGGGCCAACGACGGCAAGCTGCTTTGGACCTACGACATCGAAAAGACGACCGCGGTCATTCCCACGCCGATCGCGCGCGACGACCTGGTGTTCTTTACGGCCGGCTACGGCCGCGGCGGCGCGCTGTTGCGGCAGGTGCCGCAAGCGGATGAAGAGGTCAAAGTCGAAGAGGTCTATCCGCTCAAGAAGGACTTGGGCAGTAAGCACGGCGGCGTGGTGCTCGTGGGCGATTATCTCTACGGCGGCAAGGAAGATTCCAACGCTCTGTTCTGCGCCGAGTTGATGACCGGCGACAACAAGTGGCCGCAGCAGCGCGGATCGGGGCAAGGCTCGGCCGCCATCGCCGCCGCCGACGGTTGCCTCTACATTCACTTCGCCAACGGCCAGATGTCGCTGGTGAAAGCCGATTCGGAGCAGTACGAGGAAGTCGGCTCATTTACCGTGCCCGGCAGCGGCGAACGGCCGAGCTGGGCCCATCCGGTGATCGCCGGCGGCAAGCTCTTCCTACGCGAGCAAGACCACATTCTCTGCTACGACATCGCGGCCGGGCGGCAATAG